A single window of Pseudomonas lutea DNA harbors:
- a CDS encoding DUF4880 domain-containing protein, which translates to MTQPLDSLMTASAVHAAQQASPQTDAYRRRLQRQPRKVQQVFLLSRLDNLSYSDIARLLGVDASGVERCMMAALEHCLGDPAEDDSFRPVLLQGLAWYVHLQSSQATASQRIEFRHWLDADPRHLAAFEESERFWRALHAPAVTLGASGWHRRRPRVWFGWLLATTLLCGLLVTAELYS; encoded by the coding sequence ATGACTCAGCCGCTCGACTCGTTGATGACCGCCTCTGCCGTTCACGCCGCCCAACAGGCAAGCCCGCAGACGGACGCATACCGCCGGCGCCTGCAGCGACAGCCGCGCAAGGTCCAGCAAGTATTCCTGCTGAGCCGGCTCGATAACCTTTCCTATTCCGATATCGCCCGACTGCTCGGCGTAGACGCCAGTGGGGTCGAGCGTTGCATGATGGCGGCGCTTGAGCATTGCCTTGGCGACCCGGCCGAAGACGATTCCTTCCGGCCCGTTTTGCTTCAGGGCCTGGCCTGGTATGTCCACCTGCAGAGCTCCCAGGCCACGGCCAGCCAGCGCATCGAGTTCCGCCACTGGCTCGATGCCGACCCCCGGCACCTGGCGGCGTTTGAAGAAAGCGAGCGTTTTTGGCGGGCCCTGCATGCGCCTGCGGTCACCTTGGGCGCCAGTGGCTGGCATCGACGCAGGCCGCGCGTGTGGTTCGGCTGGCTGCTGGCGACCACGCTGCTGTGTGGCCTGCTGGTCACAGCCGAGCTGTACAGTTGA
- a CDS encoding M14 family metallopeptidase, with amino-acid sequence MTQTALTLTADFDSGNIVVLDASNPQAVQLAIRPDTKSAHFQWFHFKADGLQVGQPHGFSLTNASESSYNGAWTGYNAVASYDQKTWFRVPSHFDGKALNFQLTPTEPQAWFAYFEPYSRERHEWLVEQALTGAGTELLATGKSVEGRDIPLLRKGNGAAGKRNIWIIAQQHPGEHMAEWFMEGIIERLQENDPELQALLASADLYLVPHMNPDGSYHGHLRTNAQGKDLNRAWQDATPELSPEVFFVKEQMEKYGVDMFLDVHGDEEIPYVFTAACEGNPGYTAQQKTLEADFRAKLGAITRDFQSRYGYPKSAPGQANMNLACNSVGERYKCLSLTLEMPFKDNDDAPDVVTGWSGQRSKKLARDVLTTLSQMVSVLR; translated from the coding sequence GTGACTCAAACCGCCCTTACCCTCACCGCCGATTTCGACAGCGGCAATATTGTTGTGCTGGACGCCAGCAACCCTCAAGCGGTGCAACTGGCTATTCGGCCTGACACCAAGAGCGCGCATTTCCAGTGGTTCCATTTCAAGGCTGACGGGCTGCAGGTCGGCCAACCCCACGGTTTCAGCCTGACCAACGCCAGCGAATCGAGCTACAACGGTGCCTGGACCGGCTATAACGCCGTCGCTTCGTACGATCAAAAAACCTGGTTCCGGGTGCCGAGCCACTTCGACGGCAAGGCGCTGAACTTCCAGCTCACCCCGACCGAACCCCAGGCATGGTTTGCCTATTTCGAACCCTACAGCCGCGAGCGCCACGAATGGCTGGTCGAGCAGGCCCTGACCGGCGCGGGCACCGAGCTGCTGGCGACGGGCAAGAGCGTTGAAGGCCGCGACATTCCATTGCTGCGCAAGGGTAACGGCGCGGCCGGCAAGCGCAACATCTGGATCATCGCGCAACAGCACCCAGGCGAGCACATGGCCGAGTGGTTCATGGAGGGCATCATCGAACGTCTGCAGGAAAACGATCCCGAACTGCAAGCCCTGCTCGCCTCGGCGGACCTTTATCTGGTCCCGCACATGAACCCGGACGGCTCCTACCATGGGCACCTGCGCACCAACGCCCAGGGCAAGGACCTCAACCGTGCGTGGCAGGACGCGACCCCCGAGTTGAGCCCGGAGGTGTTTTTCGTCAAGGAGCAGATGGAAAAGTACGGCGTGGACATGTTTCTGGACGTGCACGGCGACGAAGAAATCCCCTACGTGTTCACCGCCGCCTGCGAAGGCAATCCGGGGTACACCGCACAACAGAAAACCCTCGAAGCCGATTTTCGCGCAAAGCTAGGCGCGATCACCCGGGACTTCCAGAGCCGTTACGGCTACCCGAAATCAGCGCCTGGCCAGGCCAACATGAACCTGGCGTGCAACAGCGTCGGCGAACGCTACAAGTGCCTGTCACTGACCTTGGAGATGCCTTTCAAAGACAACGACGACGCACCGGATGTGGTCACCGGCTGGTCCGGTCAGCGCTCCAAAAAGCTCGCCCGGGACGTGCTCACCACACTGAGCCAGATGGTCTCGGTGCTGCGCTGA
- a CDS encoding cytochrome b, translating to MSTPVKHFAPLARLLHWLMALMVIAMLFIGAGMVASVSQRHEWLLNLHKPLGIAILLLVIVRIIVRLNTRTPPLPVDLPAVQALAAKLSHYVLYGLMLAMPLIGWAMISAAGDPVMLGSSVRLPSIVAADAQTFAVLRRAHEYLAYLFFLTILTHLAAALFHGWVRRDEVLDSMLRGKLGDSKR from the coding sequence ATGAGTACGCCCGTCAAGCATTTCGCCCCACTGGCGCGCCTGTTGCACTGGCTGATGGCGTTGATGGTCATAGCCATGTTGTTCATCGGCGCGGGGATGGTGGCATCGGTGTCGCAGCGGCACGAGTGGCTGCTGAACCTGCACAAGCCTCTCGGCATTGCGATTCTGCTGCTGGTGATCGTCAGGATCATTGTCCGTTTGAACACGCGCACGCCGCCATTGCCCGTCGACTTGCCGGCCGTACAGGCGCTGGCGGCCAAGCTCTCTCACTACGTGCTGTACGGGTTGATGCTGGCCATGCCGCTGATTGGCTGGGCGATGATTTCAGCCGCCGGGGACCCGGTCATGCTCGGCAGTTCGGTGCGCCTGCCTTCGATCGTCGCCGCTGACGCGCAGACCTTTGCCGTGCTGCGCAGGGCCCATGAATATCTGGCGTATCTGTTCTTTCTGACGATCCTGACGCACCTCGCTGCTGCGCTGTTTCACGGCTGGGTACGGCGTGATGAAGTGCTGGACAGCATGCTGCGGGGCAAGTTGGGGGATTCAAAGCGCTAG
- a CDS encoding catalase family peroxidase, whose amino-acid sequence MIDREPPYPHKPPLSTPAKLARLAGIGLIVLVAAGAFAYVNGSLDPQRLTPARVVDVFEHNNGVHPGYRRNHPKGICVAGDFESNGAAASLSRAEVFASGRTPVIGRLALPTGNPYSPDSAAPLRSFALQFTQPNGQQWRTGMNSMPVFPVGTPQAFVDLQIATAPDPKTGKPDPAKPPAFFAAHPEAQPFLAWVKTAKPSASFVTETYNSVNAFILVDSSGKRQPVRWSLVPHATGASPAPDAKDYLDKDLTEKLAAGPQRWDLILTLANAGDPINDASKAWSGEHKTVNAGTLVINGDTAQLDGDCRDINFDPLILPSGIEGSDDPLLAARSAAYAASYMRRTAEVDQLKSEPAQEKQP is encoded by the coding sequence ATGATCGACCGTGAACCGCCGTATCCCCACAAACCCCCGTTGAGCACGCCCGCGAAGCTGGCACGCCTGGCCGGCATTGGCCTGATCGTGCTGGTCGCCGCCGGTGCATTCGCGTACGTCAACGGCAGCCTTGACCCGCAAAGGCTGACCCCTGCGCGCGTCGTCGACGTGTTCGAACACAATAACGGTGTCCACCCCGGTTACCGCCGTAACCATCCCAAAGGCATCTGCGTCGCCGGCGATTTCGAAAGCAATGGCGCCGCCGCCAGCCTGTCCAGAGCTGAAGTCTTCGCCAGCGGGCGCACGCCGGTCATCGGGCGCCTGGCACTGCCGACCGGTAACCCTTACTCCCCGGACAGCGCCGCGCCGCTGCGCAGTTTCGCCCTGCAGTTCACCCAGCCCAATGGCCAGCAATGGCGCACAGGCATGAACAGCATGCCGGTATTCCCGGTGGGCACCCCGCAAGCCTTTGTCGACCTGCAGATAGCCACCGCCCCGGACCCCAAGACCGGCAAGCCCGACCCCGCCAAGCCGCCAGCGTTTTTTGCCGCACACCCGGAAGCCCAGCCTTTTCTGGCCTGGGTCAAGACCGCCAAGCCATCCGCCAGTTTTGTGACCGAGACCTACAACAGCGTCAACGCGTTCATCCTGGTAGACAGCAGCGGCAAGCGTCAGCCGGTGCGCTGGAGCCTGGTGCCGCACGCCACCGGAGCATCGCCGGCGCCGGATGCCAAGGATTATCTGGACAAGGATCTGACCGAAAAGCTTGCTGCCGGCCCGCAGCGCTGGGACCTGATTCTGACGCTGGCCAATGCCGGGGATCCGATCAACGACGCTTCCAAGGCCTGGTCAGGGGAGCATAAGACAGTGAACGCCGGGACTCTTGTGATCAACGGCGACACCGCGCAACTGGACGGCGATTGCCGCGACATCAACTTTGACCCACTGATTCTGCCCAGCGGCATCGAGGGCTCGGACGACCCGTTGCTCGCCGCGCGTTCGGCGGCCTACGCGGCGTCTTACATGCGTCGCACCGCAGAAGTCGATCAGTTGAAATCCGAGCCCGCGCAGGAGAAACAACCATGA